Proteins from one Halopseudomonas pelagia genomic window:
- a CDS encoding Mpo1-like protein: MTQQNASAQAPIPTFHSFAEFYPYYLSEHVNDTSRRLHYIGSLLVLSLLAVVLFTQSWWWLLALPVAGYGFAWVGHFFFEKNKPATFKYPLYSFMGDWVMLKDALTGRIRF; encoded by the coding sequence ATGACCCAGCAGAATGCCTCTGCTCAGGCACCCATACCCACCTTTCATTCATTTGCCGAGTTCTATCCGTATTATTTGAGCGAGCACGTCAATGATACCAGCCGACGTCTGCATTATATCGGCAGCCTTCTGGTCCTCAGCCTGCTCGCCGTGGTCCTGTTCACCCAGAGCTGGTGGTGGTTGTTAGCACTTCCGGTGGCCGGATATGGCTTTGCCTGGGTCGGTCATTTCTTTTTCGAAAAGAATAAGCCCGCCACGTTCAAGTACCCGCTATATAGCTTCATGGGCGACTGGGTCATGCTCAAGGACGCACTGACCGGCCGCATCCGATTCTAG
- a CDS encoding AraC family transcriptional regulator, whose product MSYPERTTSSSWAMAIVQALELEGLSGTDLFADLGMDYSLLSDPDARIPQDQMTRLWQRAVSLSGNPAIGLGMGKVIRPAHFNVVGFSLLSSKTLKDSLARLVRYQRIIGEASDMALQQTPDSYVLELQIHGDSLPAPTQSHDAALAYLLAFFRWMTGDRITPQRVGFAYPTPSDLSAYEALFECPLAFSRPRYSIEFSRQVMEAPLATGNETLAQLHDQFAGEYLARFEQTRVTHQARQVLCRLLPQGEPKRQAVASALRMSTRTLQRRLQDENTSFQQLLDETRRELAMQFLRQKRMTLLEIAYLLGFADPSNFFRAFKRWFGMPPGQYREQLQESQSMTEDS is encoded by the coding sequence ATGTCTTATCCTGAACGCACTACCTCATCCAGCTGGGCTATGGCGATAGTCCAGGCGTTGGAGTTGGAAGGCCTGAGCGGTACGGATCTGTTTGCGGATCTGGGGATGGACTATTCGCTGCTATCCGATCCCGACGCGCGCATTCCTCAGGATCAGATGACGCGTCTTTGGCAGCGGGCCGTGAGCCTTTCGGGCAATCCAGCAATTGGTCTGGGTATGGGCAAGGTCATAAGGCCCGCGCACTTCAATGTGGTCGGGTTTTCTCTGTTGTCGAGCAAGACTCTCAAGGACAGCCTGGCCCGGCTGGTACGTTACCAGCGGATCATCGGCGAAGCCTCGGACATGGCGCTGCAGCAAACGCCGGACAGCTATGTACTGGAGTTGCAAATCCATGGCGACAGCTTGCCGGCGCCGACCCAGAGCCACGATGCCGCCCTGGCTTATTTGTTGGCCTTCTTCCGCTGGATGACCGGAGACCGGATTACCCCGCAGCGCGTCGGTTTTGCCTACCCGACACCCTCGGACTTGAGTGCATATGAGGCCTTGTTCGAATGTCCTTTGGCATTTTCCCGACCACGCTACAGTATTGAATTCTCCCGCCAGGTCATGGAAGCTCCGCTGGCGACCGGCAACGAGACGTTGGCGCAATTGCATGATCAGTTCGCCGGGGAGTATCTGGCGCGTTTCGAGCAGACACGCGTCACCCATCAGGCTCGTCAGGTGCTTTGCCGGCTGCTGCCTCAGGGTGAGCCGAAACGGCAGGCGGTTGCCAGCGCGCTGCGAATGAGCACGCGAACGCTGCAACGACGTTTGCAGGATGAAAATACCAGCTTCCAGCAATTACTCGACGAAACGCGGCGGGAGCTGGCGATGCAGTTCCTGCGTCAGAAACGTATGACGCTGCTGGAAATTGCCTATCTGTTGGGATTTGCTGATCCAAGTAACTTCTTCCGGGCGTTCAAGCGTTGGTTCGGTATGCCGCCGGGGCAATACCGCGAGCAACTGCAGGAATCGCAATCGATGACGGAGGACAGCTGA
- a CDS encoding nitroreductase yields the protein MDALEALHSRVSVPRLVAPAPTQEQQQALFNAALRAPDHAWLRPWRFLVVEGEGLQALGRVYTQAALADTPDLDQEALERIQALPLRAPMIIVAISCHQMHEKVPSIEQDLSCAAAVSNMLVAAHAMGIGAVWRTGWLAYHKTVREGLGLTEQERLIAFLYLGQPAGALKAVPELTSGDFFQVWPGN from the coding sequence ATGGATGCTTTGGAAGCGTTGCACAGCCGCGTATCCGTTCCGCGGCTGGTTGCACCCGCGCCGACTCAAGAGCAACAACAAGCGCTGTTCAACGCAGCATTGCGCGCCCCGGACCACGCCTGGTTGAGACCTTGGCGCTTTCTGGTGGTAGAGGGGGAGGGGTTGCAGGCGCTGGGTCGGGTTTACACCCAGGCTGCTCTGGCCGATACGCCGGATCTTGACCAGGAGGCGCTGGAACGGATTCAGGCGTTGCCACTGCGGGCGCCGATGATCATCGTCGCAATCAGTTGTCACCAGATGCATGAAAAAGTCCCCAGCATTGAGCAGGACCTGTCCTGTGCAGCGGCGGTCAGCAATATGCTGGTAGCGGCGCATGCCATGGGTATTGGCGCGGTGTGGCGCACTGGCTGGTTGGCTTACCACAAGACAGTGCGCGAAGGGCTGGGTTTGACCGAGCAGGAACGTTTGATTGCGTTTCTGTATCTGGGTCAGCCGGCAGGCGCTCTCAAAGCCGTTCCCGAGTTGACGTCCGGCGACTTTTTTCAGGTTTGGCCGGGTAACTGA
- a CDS encoding ATP-binding protein, with translation MRLFWKVFAILWLATLMVGGSGFLVSRALQQDWLLLQFHPQLKDFAEELVTRYETDGPSAAQRWLDVQRDEYRLRAQLFDTEGQSLLPGTLPRRPIFQQSTPPNVESREIWHGRLFQLDWLSAQGDYHLSLFVPRDELFNWRRTPVALILNIFLAMALLGIISLLLSRYLTGPLRQLGLASQSLAKGRFEAEKLERIGRRSDEIGDLSRHFSHMAQRVQDLLDSQRQLMRDISHELRSPLARLRVGLALGSKQGAAAEDPLWSRLDRECTRLDLLIEDILTLSRQDIQDHPPCQFALDTLVAEVIEDNQFVADTQEFELVGSTLITLEGWPEQLRSSLDNLLRNALRFSPAHGVIRVSLATSRGQCQISVEDQGPGVDDQWLQRLGEPFLRLPGQTGASGHGLGLAIARRAIAMHGGSLTFSRSAMGGLKALIQLPGQT, from the coding sequence ATGCGGCTATTCTGGAAAGTCTTTGCCATACTCTGGCTCGCCACGCTGATGGTGGGCGGCTCGGGCTTTCTGGTTAGCCGGGCATTGCAGCAGGACTGGCTCCTGCTGCAATTCCATCCCCAGCTCAAGGATTTCGCCGAAGAGCTGGTTACCCGTTATGAAACCGATGGGCCGTCTGCTGCCCAACGGTGGCTGGATGTTCAGCGCGACGAGTATCGCTTGCGCGCACAACTCTTTGATACCGAAGGCCAGAGCCTGTTGCCCGGCACCCTGCCGCGCAGACCCATTTTTCAGCAAAGCACGCCCCCGAATGTCGAATCCAGAGAAATCTGGCATGGCCGCCTGTTCCAGCTTGACTGGCTGAGCGCACAAGGCGATTACCATCTGAGTCTGTTTGTACCCCGGGATGAACTGTTCAACTGGCGACGCACGCCCGTGGCGTTGATCCTCAACATATTCCTGGCCATGGCCTTGCTGGGCATCATCAGCTTGCTGTTGAGCCGCTACCTGACTGGCCCTTTACGCCAGCTCGGCCTGGCCTCGCAGTCCTTGGCCAAGGGCCGTTTTGAGGCCGAAAAACTTGAGCGCATAGGCCGGCGAAGCGATGAGATTGGAGATCTTTCCCGGCATTTCAGCCATATGGCGCAGCGCGTGCAGGATCTGCTCGATAGCCAACGCCAACTGATGCGCGACATCTCCCACGAACTGCGCTCACCGCTGGCACGCTTGCGCGTGGGCCTGGCACTGGGCAGTAAACAAGGCGCGGCTGCCGAAGACCCGCTTTGGTCCCGCCTGGACCGGGAGTGCACCCGTCTTGATCTGCTTATAGAAGACATTCTGACGCTGAGTCGCCAGGATATTCAGGACCATCCGCCGTGCCAGTTTGCATTGGACACCCTGGTTGCAGAGGTGATCGAGGACAACCAGTTCGTCGCGGATACCCAGGAGTTCGAGTTGGTTGGCAGCACTCTGATAACCCTCGAAGGCTGGCCAGAACAATTGCGTAGCTCCCTGGACAACCTGCTGCGCAACGCCTTGCGCTTTTCCCCAGCCCACGGGGTTATACGGGTCAGCCTGGCCACTAGCCGCGGCCAATGCCAGATCAGCGTCGAGGACCAGGGGCCTGGTGTGGATGACCAGTGGCTGCAGCGTCTTGGCGAGCCGTTCCTGCGCCTGCCGGGGCAGACTGGCGCTAGCGGTCATGGATTGGGATTGGCCATCGCCAGACGCGCGATAGCCATGCATGGCGGCAGCTTGACCTTCAGCCGCAGCGCCATGGGTGGGCTGAAAGCGTTGATTCAGTTACCCGGCCAAACCTGA